From the Phyllostomus discolor isolate MPI-MPIP mPhyDis1 chromosome 7, mPhyDis1.pri.v3, whole genome shotgun sequence genome, one window contains:
- the ELOC gene encoding elongin-C, which translates to MEKRKPMVAAKAPDAMYVKLISSDGHEFIVKREHALTSGTIKAMLSGPGQFAENETNEVNFREIPSHVLSKVCMYFTYKVRYTNSSTEIPEFPIAPEIALELLMAANFLDC; encoded by the exons atggagaagagaaaaccTATGGTGGCTGCGAAGGCCCCTGATGCCATGTATGTCAAATTGATATCTTCAGATGGTCACGAATTTATTGTAAAGAGGGAACATgcactaacatcaggaacaatAAAAGCCATGTTGAGTGGCCCAG gtcAGTTTGCTGAGAATGAAACTAATGAAGTCAATTTTAGAGAGATCCCCTCACATGTGCTATCAAAAGTATGCATGTATTTTACTTACAAGGTTCGCTACACTAACAGCTCCACGGAGATTCCTGAATTCCCAATTGCACCTGAAATTGCACTGGAACTGCTGATGGCTGCGAACTTcttagattgttaa